In Shewanella sp. VB17, a single genomic region encodes these proteins:
- a CDS encoding LysR family transcriptional regulator yields MDKLRAIGLFVRLADLGSFTRVAEQTNTSKSMISKEISRLEAELGARLLHRSTRNVRLTHVGEGYLQRAREILSSVDDADNFVQNLQEQPRGKLKINAPMALGITDLSCLFADFMQVYPEIELDIHLGDESVDLVEQGFDLGFRASSLPIDSNYVGRPLIRFNYRVCVSPQYLDSHPAIVLPRDLQQHNCFIYSYFQGKNIWPIEDGVAVSGTLRVNSTIFMMAAIKSGQGVGFIPDFVCQEALDKGEVNEVLADSKKPYLTLYALYPARQFVPSKLIQCIEYLERWFANKY; encoded by the coding sequence ATGGATAAATTACGAGCGATAGGCTTGTTTGTACGCTTGGCAGATTTGGGAAGTTTTACCCGAGTAGCTGAACAAACCAATACCTCAAAATCCATGATCAGCAAAGAAATCAGTCGCCTCGAAGCTGAGCTAGGTGCGCGCTTGCTGCATCGCTCTACACGCAATGTACGGCTGACCCATGTAGGAGAAGGCTATTTACAGCGGGCTAGAGAGATATTAAGCAGCGTTGATGATGCCGATAATTTTGTGCAGAACCTTCAAGAACAGCCCCGCGGTAAGCTGAAAATTAATGCACCTATGGCATTGGGCATCACCGATTTGTCGTGCTTGTTTGCAGATTTTATGCAGGTTTATCCTGAAATAGAGCTAGATATCCACCTAGGTGATGAAAGTGTTGATCTCGTAGAGCAGGGGTTTGATTTAGGCTTTAGAGCATCGAGTCTACCCATCGACTCGAACTATGTAGGCAGGCCGCTGATTCGTTTCAACTACAGGGTCTGTGTCTCACCGCAGTATTTGGATAGCCATCCCGCCATTGTTCTGCCGCGAGATTTGCAGCAACATAATTGTTTTATCTACAGTTACTTCCAAGGCAAGAATATTTGGCCCATAGAAGACGGCGTCGCTGTTTCCGGCACATTACGGGTTAATAGTACGATATTCATGATGGCTGCAATTAAAAGTGGCCAGGGAGTGGGGTTTATCCCGGACTTTGTTTGTCAGGAAGCACTGGATAAAGGCGAGGTGAACGAGGTATTGGCTGATTCAAAAAAACCTTATCTGACTCTTTATGCCTTATATCCTGCTCGACAATTTGTACCTTCAAAACTGATACAATGTATAGAATATCTTGAACGTTGGTTTGCTAATAAATATTGA
- a CDS encoding glutathione S-transferase family protein, with amino-acid sequence MYTLYFLPGACSLAINVVLHVLEQAVELIDKQQVENFSAINPAATVPVLIEGDNTLREGAAIMLHLLDKHQSHMMPKSSCGRKRAIRDIMFANASMHPAYGRLFFIAQNIDDEKTKQAAFKVAAEATTTLWQVVEQQLTEQDFLGGDKPSAADIMLAVYSRWGANFPVEIQIGPNTRKMLEGVLEMTNFQDALAAEEAQSAV; translated from the coding sequence ATGTACACGCTTTATTTCCTTCCCGGCGCCTGTTCATTAGCAATAAATGTGGTTTTACATGTGCTGGAACAAGCTGTTGAGCTTATCGATAAACAGCAGGTTGAGAATTTCAGCGCTATCAATCCCGCAGCGACAGTGCCCGTACTTATCGAGGGTGATAACACCTTGCGTGAAGGTGCTGCGATTATGTTACACCTGTTAGATAAACATCAGAGCCATATGATGCCTAAAAGTAGCTGCGGCCGTAAACGCGCTATTCGCGACATCATGTTTGCCAATGCAAGCATGCATCCTGCTTATGGGCGCCTGTTTTTTATCGCTCAGAACATTGACGATGAGAAAACCAAACAAGCGGCTTTTAAAGTGGCTGCCGAAGCTACCACCACGCTGTGGCAAGTGGTTGAACAACAATTAACAGAACAGGATTTTTTGGGTGGGGATAAGCCTTCTGCCGCTGACATTATGCTTGCAGTATATTCGCGTTGGGGTGCAAACTTCCCGGTAGAGATTCAGATCGGACCTAATACCCGTAAAATGCTTGAGGGGGTGTTGGAGATGACTAATTTCCAAGATGCCCTTGCTGCCGAAGAGGCTCAGTCGGCAGTATAA
- a CDS encoding nuclear transport factor 2 family protein, translating into MVNTREFEAHDFDSVIRLVGQYFDGLHNGDVKKLRAIFHCDAFLKAPGKRRSLEQWLVAVASRPVPTQQGRAYDFKLLSIEVIKDQAMVKLECPLFEHFYIDFLSLLKEDGHWLIVNKMYTDLPGKII; encoded by the coding sequence ATGGTCAATACCCGCGAATTTGAGGCTCATGATTTTGACTCAGTGATCCGCCTAGTAGGGCAATATTTTGATGGCCTGCACAACGGCGATGTGAAAAAACTGCGTGCTATTTTTCACTGCGATGCATTTTTGAAAGCCCCAGGCAAACGCCGTAGTCTTGAGCAATGGCTGGTAGCGGTGGCCAGTCGCCCTGTTCCAACGCAGCAGGGAAGAGCTTATGATTTCAAACTATTGTCGATTGAGGTCATTAAAGATCAGGCCATGGTCAAACTGGAATGCCCTTTATTTGAACATTTTTATATTGACTTCCTCAGCCTGCTAAAAGAAGACGGGCATTGGTTAATCGTCAACAAAATGTATACCGATTTACCGGGAAAAATTATATGA
- a CDS encoding 2-hydroxymuconate tautomerase family protein — MPYVNIKITDEAVTNEQKKALIKGVTQLLVDVLNKSPESTFVLIDEVNTDNWGIGFDQVTELRKQASVE; from the coding sequence ATGCCATACGTCAATATTAAAATAACCGACGAAGCAGTGACCAACGAACAAAAAAAAGCACTTATAAAAGGGGTAACGCAATTGTTAGTGGATGTACTTAACAAAAGTCCGGAGAGCACATTTGTGCTTATTGATGAAGTCAATACCGACAATTGGGGCATAGGTTTTGATCAGGTAACAGAGTTACGTAAGCAAGCCTCAGTAGAATAA
- a CDS encoding nuclease-related domain-containing protein, which translates to MKKRTEQEIFDELAELSSMFGFIDVLSFLCWKDTFIHRGNGVIDEEAFARNFDRSKLCRTELVTLYGLMCKSGVNGRELKVNEITVTIQRVYELFEELHNSFYNSVNIGAAIENTESFKDLLSSPRFMREAIFYSGESVLKHQYRDLVKVRYQKDNPWLKENKGFTIEEAASVLEVIDKLQLEKLNRLIPDVFNDDCEDSFSSAFCFNVDELYESSDLSKDIIHNVLSILSASPTREMDAFSSVSDFNHRNACPIIMLDDGLYASFLSYSNWEALYESPLFWFNDDSSYKGTASDHRGEFTEDFTAECLKKVFHEDNVYTNIDIYDGKKKASEADVLVVHGKYAIVVQAKSKKLTIEARKGRSKQLKSDFKGAVQDAYNQSFLCAELLQRDDVEFRDEHGKVICFGSDYESIFPVCIVSDHYPALASQARHFLNYTVTETVKYPYVMDVFLMDMIAEMLSSPLYFLDFFIKRSHYGDSILSNHELTILSLYIKQNLYFEENPDMVMLDDDISASLELAMLARRDGLDAQKTPSGILTNYCGTHVGGILDDIKSSTNLDLIKVGFHLLSLKWRFWQSNQ; encoded by the coding sequence ATGAAGAAAAGAACTGAACAAGAAATTTTCGATGAACTGGCTGAGCTATCCTCAATGTTTGGGTTCATCGATGTATTATCATTTTTGTGTTGGAAAGATACATTTATTCATAGGGGAAATGGGGTCATAGATGAAGAAGCCTTTGCAAGGAACTTCGATCGCTCCAAGTTATGTCGCACTGAACTGGTCACGTTATATGGGTTGATGTGTAAAAGTGGAGTAAATGGTCGTGAGCTCAAAGTAAATGAAATAACAGTTACTATTCAACGTGTTTATGAGTTGTTCGAAGAGTTGCATAACTCATTCTACAACTCGGTAAACATAGGTGCAGCTATTGAAAATACAGAGTCATTCAAAGATCTTTTGAGTAGCCCTAGATTTATGAGGGAGGCGATCTTCTACAGCGGAGAGAGTGTGTTAAAACATCAGTATCGTGACTTGGTAAAAGTTAGATATCAGAAAGACAACCCGTGGCTTAAGGAGAATAAAGGTTTCACTATTGAAGAAGCTGCATCAGTCTTAGAAGTAATAGATAAGCTTCAACTGGAAAAATTAAACAGGTTAATACCTGATGTGTTTAATGATGACTGTGAAGATTCGTTCTCATCGGCATTTTGCTTTAACGTCGATGAACTCTATGAGAGTTCTGATTTAAGCAAAGATATTATACATAACGTCCTTTCTATACTGTCTGCCTCGCCAACTAGAGAGATGGACGCTTTTTCTAGTGTCAGTGACTTCAATCACAGAAATGCTTGTCCAATTATTATGTTAGATGATGGTTTATATGCTTCCTTTTTGTCCTATTCCAATTGGGAGGCTCTTTATGAAAGCCCCTTATTTTGGTTCAATGACGATAGTAGCTACAAAGGAACTGCGAGCGATCATAGAGGTGAGTTCACTGAAGATTTCACTGCTGAGTGCCTGAAGAAAGTTTTCCATGAAGACAATGTTTATACGAACATTGATATTTATGACGGGAAAAAGAAGGCAAGTGAAGCAGATGTGCTGGTAGTGCATGGCAAGTATGCCATCGTGGTACAAGCGAAATCCAAAAAGCTAACCATCGAGGCGCGAAAGGGGAGATCTAAACAACTTAAGTCTGATTTCAAGGGAGCTGTTCAGGACGCTTATAATCAAAGCTTCCTGTGCGCAGAATTACTTCAAAGAGATGATGTTGAGTTTAGGGACGAGCATGGAAAAGTAATATGTTTTGGATCTGATTATGAGTCAATCTTCCCTGTATGTATTGTCTCTGATCATTATCCTGCACTAGCATCCCAAGCTCGGCATTTCTTAAATTACACAGTAACTGAAACTGTCAAGTATCCATACGTAATGGATGTATTCTTGATGGACATGATTGCAGAAATGCTAAGTTCACCTTTGTACTTTTTAGACTTCTTTATAAAGAGAAGTCACTATGGTGACTCGATCCTTTCAAATCATGAATTGACAATCCTTTCCCTCTACATAAAGCAGAACCTGTACTTTGAAGAGAATCCTGACATGGTAATGCTTGATGATGACATCTCTGCATCATTAGAGTTAGCGATGTTAGCAAGGCGTGACGGTTTAGATGCCCAAAAAACCCCAAGTGGAATTCTTACAAATTACTGTGGAACTCATGTCGGAGGAATTCTTGATGATATCAAAAGCTCAACTAACCTTGACCTGATTAAAGTAGGTTTCCATTTACTATCACTAAAATGGAGATTCTGGCAAAGTAATCAATGA
- a CDS encoding SEC-C metal-binding domain-containing protein — MNLPKISDAHRVKNGKVDFQIKQAVSNKIGRNSPCSCGSGKKFKRCCI, encoded by the coding sequence ATGAACTTGCCTAAGATAAGTGATGCGCATCGGGTAAAAAATGGCAAAGTCGATTTTCAAATAAAACAAGCCGTAAGCAATAAAATAGGACGTAATTCGCCCTGCTCCTGTGGTAGCGGTAAAAAGTTCAAGCGATGCTGTATCTAG
- the dusA gene encoding tRNA dihydrouridine(20/20a) synthase DusA encodes MIVTIKSGLTPAAARKPLNRTFSVAPMLDATDKHYRYLARLMSAELLLYTEMVTTGAIIHGKGDYLAYNEEEHPLALQLGGSNPHDLAVCAKLASERGYDEINLNVGCPSDRVQSGRFGACLMADPALVAECVTAMRAVVDIPVTVKTRIGIDDQDSYEFLTEFVETVRDAGCDTFIVHARKAWLQGLSPKQNREIPLLDYDRVYRLKTDYSELSISINGGIKSLDECKTHLTKLDGVMVGREAYQNPYMLAEIDQQLCGIAKPVLTRDDVLAQFLPYIEKHLQAGGRLNHITRHMTGLFQGEVGSRIWKRYISENAHKPGSGIEVIEQARKNMLL; translated from the coding sequence ATGATAGTAACGATTAAATCAGGCTTAACCCCAGCCGCAGCTAGAAAACCGCTAAATCGAACCTTCAGCGTGGCACCCATGTTGGATGCAACAGATAAACATTATCGCTATTTGGCGCGCTTAATGTCTGCTGAGTTACTTTTATATACCGAGATGGTGACCACCGGGGCCATTATACATGGGAAGGGTGATTATCTGGCTTATAACGAGGAAGAGCATCCATTGGCCTTGCAGCTCGGCGGGTCGAACCCCCATGATTTGGCTGTTTGTGCCAAGCTCGCAAGTGAGCGTGGTTATGATGAGATTAACTTGAATGTCGGCTGCCCTTCAGATCGGGTGCAAAGTGGACGTTTTGGCGCTTGTTTGATGGCCGATCCTGCGCTGGTTGCTGAATGTGTGACTGCGATGCGTGCTGTGGTGGACATTCCGGTCACGGTTAAGACCCGTATTGGCATTGATGATCAAGATAGCTATGAGTTTTTAACTGAATTTGTTGAAACTGTGCGTGATGCTGGCTGTGATACTTTTATTGTCCATGCACGAAAGGCTTGGCTGCAAGGTTTGAGTCCAAAACAGAATCGTGAGATCCCATTGCTCGATTACGATAGAGTGTATCGTTTGAAGACAGATTATTCTGAGTTGAGTATTTCAATCAATGGGGGGATTAAGTCGCTTGATGAGTGTAAAACCCATTTAACTAAGCTCGATGGGGTGATGGTGGGCCGTGAAGCGTATCAAAATCCTTATATGTTGGCTGAAATTGATCAACAGCTCTGTGGTATTGCTAAGCCGGTGTTAACGCGAGATGATGTGTTGGCGCAATTTCTTCCTTATATAGAGAAACACCTGCAAGCGGGTGGCCGCTTAAATCATATTACTCGTCATATGACGGGATTGTTTCAGGGAGAGGTCGGATCGCGGATCTGGAAGCGTTACATTAGTGAGAACGCTCATAAACCAGGTTCTGGGATAGAAGTCATCGAACAAGCTAGAAAAAATATGCTCCTTTAA
- a CDS encoding PspC domain-containing protein, protein MSSLDSLHGYLSRMKRPERVVCGVAAIMADKFNWSCLWTRSTWVLIVLMNPAIGLLLYFVLALALPKR, encoded by the coding sequence ATGAGTAGTTTAGATTCTTTACATGGATATTTATCCCGAATGAAGCGGCCTGAGCGTGTCGTGTGTGGGGTTGCTGCCATAATGGCTGATAAGTTTAATTGGTCATGTTTATGGACTCGCTCGACATGGGTTTTGATTGTACTCATGAACCCAGCTATAGGACTACTGTTGTACTTTGTATTGGCCTTAGCTTTACCTAAGCGATAA
- a CDS encoding copper chaperone PCu(A)C — MRLNGVYALKNILKKVVNSVILMTISASSLANVMLVDGYVRAMPPSVPNSAAYFSLMNHGPSIKLIGVDVAFANEAQLHTVLEEDGMVKMRQTSSFEIAKDTTLTLSDSGQHVMLLGLKKPLVAGDSVELMLRFDDGSQLPVSLMVSKQEMAKTHHHQH; from the coding sequence ATGAGGTTAAATGGAGTTTATGCATTGAAAAACATATTAAAGAAAGTAGTTAATTCAGTCATATTAATGACGATATCTGCTTCTTCTTTGGCGAATGTGATGTTAGTGGATGGGTATGTTAGAGCGATGCCACCGAGCGTCCCCAATAGTGCTGCTTATTTTAGCTTGATGAATCATGGTCCAAGTATTAAGTTGATTGGCGTGGATGTCGCCTTTGCTAATGAAGCCCAGTTGCATACTGTTTTGGAAGAAGACGGTATGGTTAAGATGCGACAGACATCAAGCTTTGAGATAGCTAAAGATACGACGTTAACCTTGAGTGATTCAGGTCAACATGTGATGTTGTTAGGATTAAAAAAGCCGTTAGTCGCAGGTGACAGTGTAGAGTTAATGTTAAGGTTTGATGATGGTAGCCAATTACCCGTTAGCTTAATGGTGAGCAAGCAAGAGATGGCTAAAACTCACCATCATCAACATTAG
- a CDS encoding DUF2333 family protein — MKMTWKKGAGIGVLVSLIGYFIGIWWSIEPDVIEPQALSANNSSHVAGYATTTSLIFTMETLLDKPGGWLSNDILPPSVFMDNMPAFEFGALEQARDLALVMRKEFSRSQSQSAADKDLLAAHSKLNIQHTSWLVPSAEGEYKDAVKLLKVYRAKIADVNNQDAQFYARADNLNEWLKEVQKRLGSMSQHLSASVGQDRLNTDLAGDSEASQSTPSLASKQIKTSWWKIDDVFYETRGATWALLNFMRAIEVDFADVLKKKNATVSVQQIIRELEETQQAVWSPIILNGSGFGVVANHSLVMANYVSRANAAVIDLTNLLTKG, encoded by the coding sequence ATGAAAATGACATGGAAAAAAGGTGCTGGAATTGGCGTACTTGTATCATTAATCGGCTATTTTATCGGTATTTGGTGGAGTATTGAGCCTGATGTTATCGAACCTCAAGCCTTATCCGCCAATAATAGTAGTCATGTTGCTGGTTATGCCACAACAACGTCGTTAATATTTACGATGGAGACGTTGCTAGATAAGCCAGGTGGTTGGTTATCTAATGATATTTTACCGCCTTCGGTCTTTATGGATAATATGCCAGCATTTGAGTTTGGTGCTTTAGAGCAAGCCAGAGATCTAGCATTAGTCATGCGTAAAGAATTTAGTCGTTCTCAATCCCAATCTGCGGCTGATAAAGATTTACTTGCCGCTCACTCTAAACTTAATATCCAGCATACGAGTTGGTTAGTGCCTAGTGCTGAAGGTGAATATAAAGATGCGGTGAAATTACTGAAAGTTTATCGTGCTAAAATAGCCGACGTTAATAATCAAGATGCTCAGTTTTATGCGCGTGCAGATAACCTCAATGAGTGGTTAAAAGAAGTGCAGAAGCGGCTTGGCAGTATGTCTCAGCATTTATCTGCTAGCGTAGGGCAAGATCGTTTAAATACCGATTTGGCCGGTGATAGCGAGGCGAGTCAATCTACACCGAGTCTTGCGAGTAAACAGATTAAAACGAGCTGGTGGAAAATTGATGATGTTTTTTATGAAACTCGTGGTGCTACTTGGGCATTGTTGAATTTTATGAGAGCGATTGAAGTCGATTTTGCCGATGTATTGAAAAAGAAGAATGCAACAGTCAGTGTGCAGCAAATCATTCGTGAATTGGAAGAAACACAACAGGCTGTTTGGAGCCCCATAATCTTAAATGGCTCTGGATTTGGTGTTGTGGCTAATCACTCTCTAGTGATGGCAAACTATGTTTCCCGCGCTAACGCAGCGGTTATTGATCTAACTAACTTATTGACTAAAGGTTAA
- a CDS encoding TIGR04219 family outer membrane beta-barrel protein: MKKTILACALLGSLAFSSAHAESLMVFKVGGDYWKADTSGTFAENGQAQQDVNYSSSSQGSIWVSFEHPIPLVPNVKIRENRLDSDGSGSFNGDFNGHAFSGDVNVNTDLSNTDFVLYYELLNNDLVELDLGAAYKRMSGSFRVADAGHPEQKDLDSGITMAYADAQVGVPGLGLYGFAEVMLGIDESSVYDYTVGLGWQFDGDALDTKVRVGYREFNFDVNDFDGVSTNSQFKGFFAGVELVF, encoded by the coding sequence ATGAAAAAAACAATATTGGCATGTGCGCTATTAGGTTCATTAGCTTTCAGCTCAGCTCATGCTGAATCACTGATGGTGTTTAAAGTCGGTGGAGATTACTGGAAAGCCGATACCAGTGGCACATTTGCAGAGAATGGCCAAGCACAACAAGATGTCAATTATAGCTCTTCATCTCAAGGCAGCATCTGGGTGAGCTTCGAGCATCCGATCCCACTTGTGCCGAATGTAAAAATCAGAGAGAACCGTTTAGATAGTGATGGCAGCGGGTCTTTTAATGGTGACTTTAACGGTCATGCATTTTCTGGTGACGTCAATGTGAACACTGATTTAAGTAATACTGACTTTGTTCTTTATTATGAATTGCTCAATAATGATTTGGTTGAACTTGATCTCGGTGCAGCTTACAAAAGAATGAGTGGCTCATTTAGGGTTGCTGATGCGGGACATCCTGAGCAGAAAGATCTTGATAGCGGTATTACTATGGCTTACGCCGACGCTCAGGTGGGTGTACCCGGTTTAGGCCTTTATGGTTTTGCTGAGGTCATGCTAGGTATTGATGAGTCTAGTGTATATGATTACACAGTGGGTCTGGGTTGGCAGTTTGATGGTGATGCATTGGATACTAAGGTGCGGGTGGGTTACCGTGAGTTTAATTTTGATGTGAATGACTTTGACGGAGTGAGCACTAACTCACAATTTAAAGGTTTCTTTGCTGGTGTTGAATTAGTTTTCTAA